Proteins encoded within one genomic window of Bradyrhizobium sp. 186:
- a CDS encoding response regulator transcription factor, whose amino-acid sequence MRSLLRSGFTVHGFSVVEAENAADGLKTATFNPPDLVILDLSLPDLHGGEALERLRSWSNVPVIVLSAESNEDEMVRLLRSGADDYVAKPFGMAGLLARGQAVLRRQFKRAIESPVVVVRPLAVDLAGRTVLLANTRIKLTRKEYHLLHILAKHVGLVVTHDQLLREIWTGNQRDNIQYLRILVRKLRQKIEPDPNHPRLLITESGIGYRLEKGSRN is encoded by the coding sequence ATGCGTAGCCTCTTGCGGTCGGGCTTCACCGTCCATGGCTTTTCAGTCGTCGAGGCGGAGAACGCGGCCGATGGCCTAAAGACCGCAACGTTCAATCCGCCTGACCTCGTGATTCTCGATCTCAGTTTGCCGGACCTACACGGCGGCGAGGCGCTCGAGCGGCTGCGCTCCTGGTCCAACGTTCCGGTCATCGTTCTCTCCGCCGAATCCAACGAGGACGAGATGGTTCGCCTGCTGCGGTCGGGCGCCGACGACTATGTAGCGAAGCCATTCGGCATGGCCGGGCTTCTTGCCCGCGGCCAAGCCGTGTTGCGTCGACAATTCAAGCGCGCGATCGAGAGCCCGGTGGTCGTGGTTAGGCCGCTCGCCGTCGATCTTGCCGGCCGGACGGTGTTGCTCGCCAACACCAGGATCAAGCTGACGCGCAAGGAGTATCACTTGTTGCATATCCTGGCGAAACATGTCGGGCTCGTGGTCACCCACGATCAGTTGCTGAGGGAGATTTGGACCGGTAACCAGCGGGATAACATCCAGTACCTCCGAATATTGGTGCGCAAGCTCCGCCAGAAGATCGAGCCGGACCCCAATCATCCGCGTCTGCTGATCACCGAATCGGGGATCGGCTATCGGCTCGAAAAAGGTTCTAGAAACTAG
- a CDS encoding CoA-acylating methylmalonate-semialdehyde dehydrogenase yields the protein MVRQVQHYINGQRVSGRNERSSFVFNPATGEQAASVPIANAADVADAVAAAVKAAPGWAATTPLRRARILNRFLRILEERTSQLADVIVAEHGKVHSDAVGEIQRGMEVVEFATAAPQLLKGEITENVGTRVDSYSMRQPLGVVAGITPFNFPAMVPMWMFPVALACGNTFILKPSERDPSASVIVAEWLKEAGLPDGVFGVVHGDKETVDALLHHPDISAISFVGSTPIAKYIYETSASTGKRCQALGGAKNHMIIMPDADMDQAVDALMGAAFGSAGERCMAISVAVPVGETTANRLISALEPKIHSLKIGPGTDPEAEMGPLVTKQHLDKVRGYIDAGVAEGAKLLVDGRGFNMQGYEDGYFIGGSLFDHVTPNMKIYKEEIFGPVLSVARAADYDTAARMINEHEFGNGTSIFTRDGDAAREFAHKIKIGMVGINVPIPVPMAFHSFGGWKASIFGDHHMHGPEGVRFYTRMKTITSRWPTGIRAGAEFVMPTMS from the coding sequence GTGGTTCGGCAAGTTCAGCATTATATCAATGGCCAGCGCGTATCTGGCCGCAACGAGCGGTCATCGTTCGTCTTCAACCCTGCGACCGGTGAGCAAGCGGCATCGGTGCCGATCGCGAACGCCGCGGATGTGGCGGATGCCGTCGCTGCAGCCGTGAAGGCCGCGCCGGGGTGGGCGGCGACGACGCCCTTGCGACGAGCGAGGATCCTCAACCGTTTCCTCAGAATCCTCGAGGAACGGACGAGCCAGCTCGCGGACGTTATCGTCGCCGAGCATGGAAAGGTCCACTCCGACGCGGTCGGCGAAATTCAGCGTGGTATGGAAGTTGTCGAGTTCGCGACGGCCGCCCCGCAGCTGTTGAAGGGCGAGATCACCGAGAACGTCGGAACGCGCGTCGATAGCTACTCGATGCGCCAGCCTCTCGGCGTGGTCGCCGGCATTACCCCGTTCAATTTCCCCGCCATGGTGCCGATGTGGATGTTTCCCGTGGCTCTTGCCTGCGGCAACACCTTCATCCTGAAGCCCTCCGAGCGCGATCCGTCGGCGTCCGTGATCGTGGCAGAATGGCTCAAGGAAGCGGGTCTGCCCGACGGCGTATTCGGGGTGGTCCATGGCGACAAGGAGACCGTCGACGCGCTGCTGCATCATCCCGACATCTCGGCGATCAGCTTCGTGGGATCCACGCCGATCGCAAAGTACATCTACGAGACCTCCGCCAGCACTGGAAAGCGCTGCCAGGCGCTGGGCGGTGCCAAGAACCACATGATCATCATGCCGGACGCGGACATGGACCAGGCGGTCGATGCCCTGATGGGCGCCGCCTTCGGCTCGGCCGGTGAGCGTTGCATGGCGATCTCCGTCGCAGTGCCGGTCGGCGAGACAACTGCGAACCGGCTGATCTCGGCGCTGGAGCCGAAGATCCACAGCCTCAAGATCGGACCTGGCACGGATCCTGAAGCGGAAATGGGGCCGCTGGTCACGAAGCAGCACTTGGACAAGGTCAGGGGCTATATCGACGCCGGCGTCGCAGAGGGTGCCAAGCTGCTCGTCGACGGGCGCGGCTTCAACATGCAGGGCTACGAAGACGGCTACTTCATCGGCGGGTCGTTGTTCGATCATGTCACTCCGAACATGAAGATCTACAAGGAAGAGATCTTTGGCCCCGTGCTGTCCGTCGCCCGTGCGGCCGACTACGACACTGCCGCGCGCATGATCAACGAGCACGAGTTCGGCAACGGCACCTCGATCTTCACGCGTGACGGCGACGCGGCTCGGGAGTTCGCGCACAAGATCAAGATCGGCATGGTCGGCATCAACGTGCCGATCCCGGTACCGATGGCATTCCATTCCTTCGGAGGCTGGAAGGCGTCGATCTTCGGCGACCACCACATGCATGGCCCGGAAGGCGTCCGCTTCTATACCCGGATGAAGACGATCACGAGCCGCTGGCCAACCGGCATTCGCGCCGGCGCCGAGTTCGTGATGCCCACCATGTCATGA
- a CDS encoding IS256 family transposase, protein MSNDNVIQLIQPGIFDDQLTEVLRNGARALLAKAVEAEVADFLGQHADLKTRDGHQRVVRHGHLPEREVMTGIGPVAVRQPRVRDREAAAADPGRIRFSPSILSPYMRRSKSIETLLPILYLKGISTGDFSEALAALLGKDAAGLSASAIGRLKDGWLDEHGAWQKRDLSAKRYVYIWADGIHLEARLEDEKQCILVLIGATPEGRKELVGFTDGARESAHDWRDLLLDLKRRGLDVPPQLVIADGALGFWKAAGEVWPKTREQRCWVHKTANVLAKLPKSQQPKAKRALQEIWMAETKATAELAFDAFIESYALKYEKAADCLRKDRDTLLAFYDFPAEHWKHLRTTNPIESTFATVRHRTIRSKGCLSNKTALAMVFKLVEGAQKNWRRLDGHNQLPKLVLGVTFNNGIEVIAKPTDRQPATAAA, encoded by the coding sequence GTGTCCAACGATAACGTCATCCAACTGATTCAGCCAGGAATCTTCGACGATCAACTCACAGAAGTCTTGCGCAACGGGGCACGTGCCCTTCTCGCCAAAGCGGTCGAGGCTGAGGTCGCGGACTTTCTCGGCCAGCATGCCGATTTGAAGACCCGGGACGGCCACCAGCGCGTCGTCCGCCACGGTCACCTGCCGGAGCGCGAGGTGATGACCGGCATCGGTCCGGTCGCCGTCCGCCAGCCACGTGTACGCGATCGTGAGGCGGCCGCTGCCGATCCTGGCCGCATCCGGTTCTCGCCGTCGATCCTGTCGCCCTACATGCGCCGCTCGAAGTCGATCGAAACGCTGTTGCCGATCCTATATCTGAAGGGTATTTCGACTGGCGACTTCTCCGAAGCGCTGGCGGCGCTGCTTGGCAAGGATGCTGCCGGGTTGTCGGCATCCGCCATCGGCCGACTGAAGGACGGCTGGCTCGACGAGCACGGCGCGTGGCAGAAGCGCGATCTGTCGGCCAAGCGCTACGTCTACATCTGGGCTGATGGCATCCATCTCGAAGCCCGCCTCGAAGACGAAAAGCAGTGCATCCTCGTGCTGATCGGCGCGACGCCGGAGGGCCGCAAGGAACTGGTCGGCTTCACCGATGGCGCCCGTGAGAGCGCGCACGACTGGCGCGATCTGCTGCTCGACCTGAAGCGGCGCGGGCTCGACGTGCCCCCGCAGCTCGTCATCGCCGATGGCGCACTCGGGTTCTGGAAGGCGGCCGGTGAGGTCTGGCCGAAAACGCGCGAGCAGCGCTGCTGGGTGCACAAGACCGCCAACGTACTTGCCAAGCTGCCGAAGAGCCAGCAGCCGAAAGCCAAACGCGCGTTGCAGGAGATATGGATGGCCGAAACCAAGGCCACAGCCGAGCTGGCGTTCGACGCCTTCATCGAGAGCTACGCGCTGAAATACGAGAAGGCCGCCGATTGCCTGCGCAAGGATCGAGACACGCTGCTGGCTTTCTACGACTTCCCGGCAGAGCATTGGAAACACCTGCGCACGACCAACCCCATCGAAAGCACCTTCGCCACCGTGCGTCATCGCACGATCCGATCGAAGGGCTGTCTATCCAACAAGACCGCGCTCGCGATGGTCTTCAAACTGGTCGAGGGCGCCCAGAAAAATTGGCGTCGTCTCGATGGCCACAACCAGTTGCCAAAACTCGTTCTCGGTGTGACATTCAACAACGGGATCGAGGTCATCGCCAAGCCGACCGACCGTCAGCCCGCAACCGCCGCCGCCTGA
- a CDS encoding proton-translocating transhydrogenase family protein: MEHIAQVVDPFVFRLSIFVLAVFVGYFVVWSVTPALHTPLMSVTNAISSVIVVGALLAVGVGMISSGSGWARGFGFIALIFACVNIFGGFLVTQRMLAMYKKKVK, encoded by the coding sequence ATGGAGCATATCGCACAGGTCGTCGACCCCTTCGTCTTCCGGCTGTCGATTTTCGTTCTCGCCGTCTTCGTCGGCTATTTCGTGGTGTGGTCGGTGACCCCGGCGCTGCATACGCCGCTGATGAGCGTGACCAACGCGATCTCCTCGGTGATCGTGGTCGGCGCGCTGCTCGCGGTCGGCGTCGGCATGATCTCCAGCGGAAGCGGCTGGGCACGCGGCTTCGGCTTCATCGCGCTGATCTTTGCCTGCGTGAATATCTTCGGCGGCTTCCTTGTCACCCAGCGCATGCTGGCGATGTACAAGAAGAAGGTGAAGTGA
- a CDS encoding NAD(P)(+) transhydrogenase (Re/Si-specific) subunit beta: MNANLAAVLYLVAGVLFILSLRGLSSPASSRQGNFFGMIGMAIAVATTLASHPPADGLAWILVILGIAIGGSVGAVIARRVPMTSMPELVAAFHSLVGMAAVLVAAGAFYAPEAFDIGTPGNIHPQSLVEMSLGVAIGALTFTGSVIAFLKLSARMSGAPIILPFRHIINIALAVALVFFIVGLVMSGSALDFWLIVIIALALGVLMIVPIGGADMPVVISMLNSYSGWAAAGIGFTLGNSALIITGALVGSSGAILSYIMCHAMNRSFISVILGGFGGETAAAGGGTGEQKPAKLGSADDAAFIMKNAQKVIIVPGYGMAVAQAQHALREMGDILKKEGVEVKYAIHPVAGRMPGHMNVLLAEANVPYDEVFELEDINSEFAQADIAFVIGANDVTNPAAEEDKTSPIYGMPVLQVWKAGTVMFIKRSLASGYAGIDNPLFYRDNTMMLLGDAKKVTENIVKAM, from the coding sequence ATGAACGCCAATCTGGCTGCAGTTCTGTATCTCGTGGCGGGTGTGCTGTTCATCCTGTCACTGCGCGGGCTATCCAGCCCCGCCTCATCCCGGCAGGGCAATTTCTTCGGCATGATCGGTATGGCGATCGCCGTCGCCACCACACTGGCAAGCCATCCGCCGGCGGACGGTCTCGCGTGGATCCTCGTGATCCTCGGCATCGCCATCGGCGGCAGCGTCGGTGCCGTCATTGCGCGCCGGGTGCCGATGACCTCGATGCCGGAGTTGGTCGCGGCCTTCCACTCGCTGGTCGGTATGGCCGCGGTGCTGGTCGCCGCCGGCGCGTTCTACGCGCCCGAGGCCTTCGACATCGGTACGCCCGGCAACATCCATCCGCAGAGCCTGGTCGAGATGTCGCTCGGCGTCGCCATCGGCGCTCTGACCTTCACCGGCTCGGTGATCGCGTTCCTGAAATTGTCCGCGCGGATGAGCGGCGCGCCGATCATCCTGCCGTTCCGCCACATCATCAACATCGCGCTCGCCGTGGCGCTGGTGTTCTTCATCGTTGGGCTGGTGATGTCGGGTAGCGCGCTCGACTTCTGGCTGATCGTCATCATCGCGCTGGCACTCGGCGTGCTCATGATCGTCCCGATCGGCGGTGCCGACATGCCGGTCGTGATCTCGATGCTGAACTCCTACTCCGGCTGGGCCGCCGCCGGCATCGGCTTCACGCTCGGCAACTCGGCGCTGATCATCACCGGCGCGCTGGTTGGCTCCTCGGGCGCGATCCTGTCCTACATCATGTGCCACGCGATGAACCGGTCCTTCATCTCGGTCATCCTCGGCGGCTTCGGCGGTGAGACCGCGGCGGCCGGCGGCGGTACGGGCGAGCAGAAGCCCGCCAAGCTCGGCTCGGCCGACGATGCCGCCTTCATCATGAAGAACGCGCAGAAGGTCATCATCGTGCCCGGCTATGGCATGGCGGTGGCGCAGGCCCAGCATGCCCTGCGCGAAATGGGCGACATCCTGAAGAAGGAAGGCGTCGAGGTGAAGTACGCCATTCACCCGGTCGCAGGCCGCATGCCCGGCCACATGAACGTGCTGCTGGCCGAGGCCAACGTTCCCTATGACGAAGTGTTCGAGCTCGAGGACATCAACTCCGAGTTCGCGCAGGCCGACATTGCCTTCGTGATCGGCGCCAACGACGTCACCAACCCGGCGGCCGAAGAGGACAAGACCTCGCCGATCTACGGCATGCCTGTGCTCCAGGTCTGGAAGGCCGGCACCGTGATGTTCATCAAGCGCTCGCTCGCCTCCGGCTATGCCGGCATCGACAATCCGCTGTTCTATCGCGACAACACCATGATGCTGCTCGGCGACGCCAAGAAGGTCACCGAGAACATCGTCAAGGCGATGTAG
- the actP gene encoding cation acetate symporter (member of the sodium:solute symporter family; cotranscribed with the acs gene which encodes acetyl coenzyme A synthase; mutations affect acetate uptake): MRMSRNGMSRLLLAIAYTIGVGGSAYSAQSESQARQADGSTILFFVVFAVLTLLISFWTARRATSSSEYLTAGSSISSGQNGLAIAGDYMSAGAFLGLSGAIYASGLDGMFLAASYLASWPIVLFLVAEPLRRLGKYSFADVLTHKLRERPVRILAGSSTLVIVSFYLVAQMVGAGELISLLFGIGYSPAIIMVGALMIVFSTLGGMRAATWVQIIKAVLMIGGSSMIAALVLVRFGFDMSNLFKTAVSNHPIGHGIMDVRGFAQDGVATLSLGVGVLFGTAGLPHILMRFFTVSDERAARLSVFYATCLIGLFFVMLFFIGYGSIALLRGDATYASPNGALFGGNNLAPIHLARAVGGSILAGFISAVAFATILAVVSGLLIAGASSAANDLVVGLSGRQLTERTRLQVSRVSAVALGVLGILLGLACEGQNVAYLLALATAIAASANFPLLILAIYWDGLTTRGAVIGGNFGLISSVVLTAMGPTIWSKVLGLGPAIFPYDSPALVTLPLTLLVCWLVSITKAEPEGDWRLTGPSVARYVE, from the coding sequence ATGCGTATGTCACGGAATGGCATGAGCCGCCTCCTGCTCGCGATTGCATATACCATCGGTGTTGGCGGATCGGCGTACTCGGCGCAGTCGGAGTCTCAAGCTCGCCAGGCTGACGGTTCGACCATCTTGTTCTTCGTAGTCTTCGCAGTGCTTACGCTGCTCATCAGCTTCTGGACGGCGCGCCGCGCAACCAGTTCATCGGAATATCTTACGGCAGGAAGCTCAATCTCGTCAGGACAGAATGGATTGGCCATTGCGGGCGATTACATGTCGGCCGGCGCCTTTCTCGGTCTGTCAGGTGCAATCTATGCTTCCGGCCTGGACGGAATGTTCCTCGCCGCAAGCTATTTGGCCAGTTGGCCCATTGTGCTGTTTCTCGTTGCGGAGCCGCTGCGTCGCCTTGGGAAGTATTCCTTCGCAGACGTGCTGACTCATAAATTGAGAGAGCGGCCGGTTCGCATTCTGGCGGGTTCGTCTACCCTCGTAATCGTGAGCTTCTACCTCGTCGCGCAAATGGTCGGCGCCGGCGAACTTATCTCCTTGCTGTTCGGAATCGGTTATTCGCCGGCGATCATCATGGTCGGCGCGCTCATGATTGTGTTTTCGACCCTCGGCGGCATGCGCGCCGCCACATGGGTACAGATCATCAAGGCCGTCCTGATGATTGGCGGAAGTTCCATGATCGCGGCGCTGGTCCTGGTTAGGTTCGGATTTGACATGTCGAACCTCTTCAAGACGGCGGTGAGCAATCATCCGATCGGCCACGGGATTATGGACGTTCGTGGTTTCGCCCAGGATGGAGTTGCGACTCTGTCGCTGGGTGTCGGCGTCCTGTTCGGTACGGCCGGGCTGCCGCATATCTTGATGCGCTTCTTCACGGTCAGCGACGAGCGCGCAGCGCGTCTGTCGGTGTTCTACGCGACCTGCCTGATCGGCCTGTTCTTTGTGATGCTGTTTTTTATCGGATATGGCAGTATCGCGCTCCTCCGTGGCGATGCCACCTACGCCAGCCCCAATGGCGCACTCTTTGGCGGAAACAATCTGGCTCCCATCCATCTGGCGAGGGCCGTTGGCGGAAGCATCCTAGCGGGATTCATCTCTGCGGTTGCGTTCGCGACGATCCTGGCAGTCGTCTCCGGACTGCTCATAGCGGGCGCTTCGTCAGCTGCCAACGACCTCGTCGTCGGTTTGTCCGGACGGCAACTCACTGAGCGCACGCGGCTCCAAGTGTCGCGGGTCTCCGCGGTGGCATTGGGAGTGCTCGGCATATTGCTCGGACTGGCATGCGAGGGCCAGAATGTGGCTTACCTCCTTGCGCTTGCGACGGCGATCGCAGCCAGCGCCAACTTCCCTTTGCTGATCCTGGCAATCTACTGGGACGGCCTGACGACTCGTGGTGCAGTCATCGGTGGCAACTTCGGGCTAATCTCATCGGTTGTTCTAACGGCTATGGGCCCGACGATCTGGTCAAAGGTGCTGGGTCTTGGTCCCGCGATCTTTCCGTACGACTCCCCGGCGCTCGTCACCTTGCCACTGACGCTGCTTGTCTGCTGGCTGGTATCGATCACCAAGGCAGAACCTGAGGGGGATTGGCGCCTAACGGGGCCATCCGTTGCGCGATACGTGGAGTAG